AGTTCCACCATCTGCGCCTCGACCAGTTCGGTCAGCATGTCCCCAGGAACATGACCGCTGCTGTGGTCGAACACGTCATTTGCCCAGCACCAGTCCACGAGAGCGCCGCAGGACAGGCAGTATTTGCTGCTCCACATGGACCCGTCGAATCGCCCGGAGTCTTTGCGGTAGGTCTGGCCCGGCTGAATGTCCACCCCGCATTCCTCGCAGCTATGGGGCTGGCGTGCCTTGACAACTTTGGACGTGTTGAAGTCGCTCATCCGCCCGTCCCCCCTTCCCCTGCCTGCCCGGCGCTGGCCTGAGCAAGCGCAGCGCGCCGGAAAGCCCGCCAGAGGACGTGGGCGTGCATCCCCTTCGTGACATGCGCGTCATCCGGCGTCCCCGCCCAGCACTCCGGGATATCGGACGGGTCACCGTGCTCATGCCGGTTGGCGAAGTGCCGCAGGTTGCCCATCGTGTGCGAGCCGCTCCGCACGTCAATCAGGTAGCCGCGCACCGCGTCAAGCTCTGCTTGTGTCGGCCTCTCCGCCTGTGCCTGAGCCCGCAGGACGGCATTCTCGGAAGCGAGGGCGGCGTTCTCAGTAGACAGGGCAATGACACGGCGGGCGAGGTCAGGCGCAAGGGCGAGCAGATCACCCGTGGCTAGGTTGGTACTGAGATTTTCCGCAACAGCCACCCGGCGCCCGGAGTCAAGATCGGCCCAGATGGTCGGGGTCCCGAGGCGCTTCCACGTCCCAGGGGTTGCCCCCTCCAGCAGCGCCCGCACCTGCTCCAGCCCGCTCACTGGGGCTCCGATGTGGGCAGAGCAGCACGCGCTTCGAGAATGGCGTGATACTCACTGCCCTTGATCTCCTGCACCCACTCGGGCCAGCTCGGAGCAGGCGCCTTGCCATCCCACGTCAACAACATCTCATCGCCGGTAGGATCGACACCAGCGTGACCACCTTTCCCGTGATTCGGATTGTGCCAAAACGGGGAAACACCTGCCCGCTCAAGCGCCGAGAAAATGCCCAACACGTCAAGGCCTCTGAGCTGTTCAGCTAAGGCCCGGCCTGCCTTCTTTCGCTTGGCGGGGACGTAATGATTGGGTTCATCTTTCCGGGCTTGCCAGCCTGGTTCTGTAGGCGGCACCTCTGTGACGATGGCCTTCACGTAGGCAAAGCCGAAGGCAAAGTTTCCCACACGGGTGATTTGCTTGATTGGCACCCCGGCAAGACGTGTGAACAATGCGAAGTTGGCAACCCTGACGGTCTCGGCATCGGCCACGATGGCAGCGGACTGTTCGGCTGGAATTTTGAAGTATCTCGTCATCTCTCGTCTCCTCCCTCCCCCCTTCCGTTGCTTGTGCGTGCGCCGGGGCGGGGGCTCACGCACGGCCAAAAGCGGGGGGCTAGTTGTGATGCCGGATAAACGCCGCCACGCTCTTAAACACCGGGGCATCCATCCGCAACCGGGCGCGGTCATACCCCCCAAAGCGCTCCATAATCCGCATCATCTGATTCGGCCGATTCAACCTTTCGAGCAGGATCATTGCCCCAGCGCAGTGCTGGCTATTCGCGCTCTCGGGCAGCGTCTTGTGGCAGGTAAAGGTCTGCTGATGCTGCGTGATGGCCTGGGCAATCTCGGCGGCCCGGTCGCCTCCTAACCACCCTTCGCGGCAGTCGGTACGGAAGGGGCAGTCCGGGCAAGGCTGGGTGAGGTCGTACTTCATGCTGACGCTCCTGCCCCGGCCGTCATGCGTTCTCGATGGGGTCAGTGAAATCAAAGTCAAAGTGCCCGTTCTGCGCGAGGTACTCCCGAATCTCCTCCACCCGCTCCTCGGTAGACATGGCCTCCCACACCTCACGCTCAATCTGGAACTCGTCCTTCCGCTTGCTGTGAATGTTGGCGTTGTTGTTGCTCCAGCACGCAATCGTCAGCATCTCGTCTTGGGTGTCCATATACTGATATGGTATCAGCATGTGGACAGGGTGTCAAATAGCTGATATGGTGTCAGCATATGGACATAAACGGATACAGTCAGGGGGTGATCGTCTGGAAGCTGGAAGAAACCATGCAACGGCTGGGAATCAGCCAATACGCCCTCCAAAAAGAGTCAGGAGTGGCAATCAACACCATCAAGGGGATGCGGAAGGGCGAAACCGAACGGCCCGACACCAACACCCTCAACAGCGTGGTCAACGCCCTACGCGCCAAGAGCGGGCAGGATATTCAGTTGCACGACATCCTTGAGTGGCAGCCCGATCCGGTGTCTTCCTGATGCCCCTTTCCCCTCTCGCCCGTGCCCTGTACCCCGCCGAGTGGCCGGCCATCAGCGCCAGCATCCGCAAGGAGGACCAGCAGTGAGAACGCCCGCTATGGAGATGCTGCCGCCCGAGATCGTCAATCATGCCCCTCTGACCGAATGCTGCCCTCACTGCGCGGCTGAAATGGAACTCCAGTTGGCTGACGTGTGGGCAATGGTCAATCAGGGATTCTTCCGCTTGGACACGCCCGACAAACGTCAAAGTGAACTGGAACGGTGGAAGCTGCGTCAGGACTGCCCCGGATGCGGCAAGCCGATTGACTTCAGCCTGATTCCAGTCGTGTCCTACCGCCTCAGTGCCCTAGCCCCCGACCCTCTGGAAAAGTACCCGCCCAACTCCCGTTACTGGGAAGCGCAGAAGCGTGGTCTGCCCACGTCCTCGAACCTGAAGCTCCCCGCCCCGGAGCAGCCATGAGCCTCAGCGCGGGCCAAGTGGCCGTCCTGCAAGCACTCGGAGAAGGCAGGGGGCTCTACTGCACCCCTAGCGGAACGTGGTATCAGACCAACAGACCCGGACGAATCAACCGCAAGCACATGCTCCCCCTAGTGACTCAGGGGCTCATTGAGCACGCTGAGAACACGGTGGGCCGGCATGACCTCACCCAAGCTGGCCGGGACGCGCTGCGGGCGCTGGAGCAAGAGGGGAGAGGATGACTGAGGGGCAGAGATACGTCCTCATCCGCTACCTCTCCCGCGCCGGCATGGCCTGGGGCTTCGCGGTCGGAAGCTGGGAATTGCTCGGCGGCACCCTGCTCATCATCATTCCGATCCTCTGTGCGTTCGGGGCGATGGTCATTCCCTTCCTGCCGGACTCAACAGCCCAGATCATGCGGCAGGAGTGGCGGGCCGGGATCAAGCAGCGGCAAGAAAAGCAGCGGCAAGAAGCGGAGCGGGCAATGAGCGGAAGACTTGCCCAAATGTACGTTGAAGCCCTGAGTCGTCAGGCTGCCGGCCAGGTTCTCAAGGAGGTTCCCCCCATCACCCGCCGGGACAGGTGGGTCGTTGAAATGCTGGCCGAGATGGAAGCCATGAAATAGCCGTCAGATTTTGACGCGCGCGACATCCAAGGCCACCGCCCGCCGCAACAGAGTCTCCACCTGCTCGGCACGGTGGCCGCGTGCTGTCAGAAAATGACGCGCCTGCCGCTCATGCGCATAACACGCCGGACGGCCAGTCGAGCGCTTCACCGTCACCTTCTCAGGCACTCCCGCGTGCCACGCCTTCGGGCTGATCTCGCTCACAGCTGCTAGCGCCTGCACGCTGATGTGATTCGGCGGCGGCGCGGTCGGCAGGCGAGCAGGCAGGCAGGCGGGGTCCACGAACCACTCCCCCCGAACCTTCACAGCATCCAACTCACCCGCCGCGCATTGCCGGTGCACAATCCCAACCAACCCAACACCCAGCAGAGACGCCGCCTGCTTCACCCCGACCCAACCCCTCGGACGGTGCGCACGGCGGCGTGAGGGCAGCCACAGGGCCACGACCGGCGCGGGGAGCAGCAACTCATGACCCCACATGCGGCAGTGACGCCGTGCCCAGGGTCGGCGGGCCAGCCATTGCCAGAGGGCTGTGCGGGTGGTGCCGGCCTCCTGAGCAAGCTGGCGGGCGGGCGTGTACTCGCGGAGGTCGTCGGCCAGGTTAAGCCGGGTTGCCATCTGGCGGATGGCGTTAGGGGTCAGGTTGGGGTGCCGGGCACGAACGAACGCGCCGCCGCGCAGGCAGTAGTGGGCCTCGAGGGTTGCCAGCTCAGCGTCGGTCCATTCGTGCGTCTCCCGCATGGTCAGACCTGCTCCTCTCGACTCTTCTCGACCTCTTCCCAGAAGATGCCCGCCAAGAGGAGGGAGCCACGTGCCGTTTTACGGGCCTTTTCCAGCATCTCCTCTCGGCCCTCTAGCGGGTGGGACTCCTGCCGAACGATCGTCTCGACGTAAATCTGGGCGGCGAGCTCCTCACGGTTTCTTGGGGTCATTCTTCCTCCCACTGCTGCGGGTACTTGCGACGGTTATCCCGGTGACGACGCAACTCCGGAGCCTTCCGGACGTGGCCGTTCTCGGTCTTCAGGTTCCCCGACCGGCGGGGCTTATCCCAGATCGGCAGAGCCGTGATAATCAGGCCCGCCCGCGTGTCGAACACGAACCGCACCCGGCGGCCCAAGAGACGCCACCACAGGGCCACCCGGCCAGGGCAGCGGCACGGCGTGACCTCCAGGTCGGGCAGGGCGTGGCTGATCTCCTGGCAGAGCTGCAGGTACGCTCGGGGGCCGATGTTGATGTGGTAGCGGTCGCGCAACTGACCGGTGGCGTGGATGTACGGGCCGGCGATACCGGCCGCCTCCAGTTCGTAGAAGGGGACCCGCTGGGCAGGCATCAGAACACCCCCCCGGACACCTCGACGAGAACATGGGGCGCATCCGAGTACAGCGGGTGGTGATGGTAGCCGTACACGTACTTGTCCCCGCCAGGGAACAGGGCGTCCACGATGCCCTTCCGGACATTCTCGGGGTCGGCGTGCGTCCCACTGGCGAAGTAGCACCACACGTCCACCCGGACGGGCGCAGCGTCCGTCGCTTGGGGGACAGGGGGGGCGGCGGCCCTCACATGGTCCTTCCAGCCCTGATATTCCTTCAGGCGGGACCAGTTGGGCGTCTTGCCGGTCGTGTAGTAGCCCACGAGCTTCAGGACGGGGGGCTTGGTCGGGTCTACCTGCCGGGTCTTGCCCTTGCCGGTGTAGGCCGGGCAGGGCAGGGCGCGGATGGTGAAGGCGCCGAGGCCACGCGGGCGGCTGGTATCGGTGGGGCCCCACTTCATGCCG
Above is a genomic segment from Deinococcus sp. Leaf326 containing:
- a CDS encoding DUF6283 family protein, yielding MKYDLTQPCPDCPFRTDCREGWLGGDRAAEIAQAITQHQQTFTCHKTLPESANSQHCAGAMILLERLNRPNQMMRIMERFGGYDRARLRMDAPVFKSVAAFIRHHN
- a CDS encoding helix-turn-helix transcriptional regulator, coding for MIVWKLEETMQRLGISQYALQKESGVAINTIKGMRKGETERPDTNTLNSVVNALRAKSGQDIQLHDILEWQPDPVSS